The Deinococcus sp. KNUC1210 nucleotide sequence GCGCTCAGGACCATCAGAGCCAGCCTGCCCGTGCCCGGATGCAGGTCGAGCTGATAGGCGGGAACGTCCTGCACGTCGAGCAGCGTCCAGAGATCCGGGGTTTCCATGTGCCCATGCAGACTGGCGATAAAGCCTTCTGGCAGGCACGGCAGCGAGCGCAGACGCGCCCCGTTGTCGGCATGCTGCCCAAGCGGAAACCACACCACCGGGTCTGCTGCACTGTCCAGCAGATCAGTCACACGGTTCTGCTGCGCTTCCAGGCGCGAGAGCGCGGGCCGGGTAGCGTGCGAAAGCAGCACCTGTGCACCCGGCGGCCCGATGGCCAGCCACAGACGGGCATGAGCCCGCCACCAGCGCAGCATGTCGGCCAGTTCGCCCGCGTCACCCTTTCCCGTCCAGCCATACGACGCGGCAGCTTCTTTTCCGCCGACGCGCCACCAGACGTCCATCAGCGGGCGGTGATCGTCGAGCACGCTGGCGCAGGCCATCGCCTCATGGTTGCCCAGCAGCACTTCGGCGCGGCCCGCTTCGACCAGTTCTCTGACCGCTGTCAGAATGTGGCGAGAGTCGTCGGGCTGTCCGGAGGCAAAGACACCTCGCGCCTGCCGACGCCGTGGAGAATCGTCGATCAGGTCGCCCAGGAAGGCCAGCCGAGCCGCCGGATACCGCCGCGCCGCCTGCAAAGCCGCACTCAGACGGGCGGCCTGTCCGTGGAGATCGGGAATGACCAGCCAGGAACCGTCCCAGAGCGAAGAATTCCAGTGCTGAGGTGCCGAGGTCGCGTCAGGCGGGTTCGGAGCGCTCACACTTCACTGCCGCCTGAAACGGCCTGCCTGCTGCCCGGCGTTGGCAGCACGAATACCCGCCGCGCCTGCGTCGATTGAAGCAGGTCGGCGCTGTACAACGCTCCAAGCTGCCCGGCGCACGCATTCCAGTCGAGCAGGCCCGGCTGCTGAGCAGCGAAGGCTTCCCAGGTCTGCCCGCGCTGCCGCTGCTCCAGAATCAGCAGAAAGAGCGCTGTCGTCAGGGTTGCGCTGTAGTTTTCCGGCTGACCCGCTGACTGCGCGACAGCCCGCAGTCCCTGTTCAAGACGCGCCAGCGCTTCAAGGGCCGAATATTCTTCCAGCAAGCGCCATGTCAGATGAACATGGGCCGCGTGGCCGAAGCGCCCATGCGCCACCACGCATTCCGTAAACAGCTCCTGAAACCGGTCATTCATGCTCGACCAGCCTGTGACTGTCTACCGCACCGAGATCAAGGTCATACACAGCGCTGAGCTGCCGGACGCGCTCAAGAGTCGCTTCTCCGAACGGCAGTTTGCCTTCGAAGGCGTGCAGTACGATGCCTTCCAGCAGATCGCCCAGAGCAAGATCATGATATTCGGCCAGCCCTTTCAGCACTTTTAACAGGCGCTTTTCCAGCCGCACTCCGGTCTGTACCCGCTCAATCACCCGCACCGTCTCCGAAGTTTTCATGGTACAAATGTACCAGGGTACACTCCAGACTGCGGAATCGCAGCGGACGATTTCACCCACTCACCCGTCAGGCTCCAGCTTCAGTTCAGATGCTTGGTGGTATCCACGGTGCCCGCAGCCGCTTTGCCCTGGGCTTCTTTGGCCTGGGCTTCCTTCTCCTCGGCGCGGCGGCGCAGCTCCTTCGCCAGATCCGAGAAGTCGCCTGCGCTGGGCAGCACACTGCGCTTCTTGGCGTCCTGCACGACCTGCACACGGTCGGTCTTGGAAAACGGCAGACCACTGCGCTTGTTCTCGAAGTACGTCTGAGCGAGGCGGCCCAGCGCATACGTCCAGCCGTACACGGCGGGCGCGGTAATCAGGCCGCCGATGATGGGGAGCGCCAGTTTGGCGAGACCGCGCATCACCTGGCGGGCTGCCATGCCGTAGGCCACCGTCACGCCGAGTTCCTGCACGATCTCGCGGGCGCGTTCGGGCGAAATATCGAAGCCGTAGACCTTGCCCACGTGCAGCACCATCTTGATCTGCACCGGGGTCATCAGCAGCAGATCGGCGAAGGGCAGCGGCTCGACGGCGATGGCCCCACACAGCAGCGCGGCACTGCGAATGACCTCTTCGGCGTTTTCATCCATCGAACGCTCAGGATCGACATCGAAGTTAAAATTGTCCAGAACCTGCTTCAGAAGCGGCAACATGCGCCATTTTAACGCCGAGTCCATGAACCACAGGCATCTGAGACTGTCTGAAGGATTTCCAAAGGCGCTACACTGCCCGGCAT carries:
- a CDS encoding YcjF family protein, which gives rise to MLPLLKQVLDNFNFDVDPERSMDENAEEVIRSAALLCGAIAVEPLPFADLLLMTPVQIKMVLHVGKVYGFDISPERAREIVQELGVTVAYGMAARQVMRGLAKLALPIIGGLITAPAVYGWTYALGRLAQTYFENKRSGLPFSKTDRVQVVQDAKKRSVLPSAGDFSDLAKELRRRAEEKEAQAKEAQGKAAAGTVDTTKHLN
- a CDS encoding metallophosphoesterase; the protein is MSAPNPPDATSAPQHWNSSLWDGSWLVIPDLHGQAARLSAALQAARRYPAARLAFLGDLIDDSPRRRQARGVFASGQPDDSRHILTAVRELVEAGRAEVLLGNHEAMACASVLDDHRPLMDVWWRVGGKEAAASYGWTGKGDAGELADMLRWWRAHARLWLAIGPPGAQVLLSHATRPALSRLEAQQNRVTDLLDSAADPVVWFPLGQHADNGARLRSLPCLPEGFIASLHGHMETPDLWTLLDVQDVPAYQLDLHPGTGRLALMVLSAAGELSPLVALIQA